CAAGCTCACCGGCTCGCGCTTCACCGTGATGCAAGGCCCCATCGCCAAGCTGCACCGCGCACTCGCCCAGTTCATGCTGGACCTGCAGACCGTAGAGCACGGCTACACCGAATGCTATGTGCCCTACATCGTCAACGCCGACTCCATGCGCGGCACCGGCCAACTGCCCAAGTTTGAAGGTGACCTGTTCGCCGCCAAAAAGGGCGGCCAGGACGGCGAGGAAATGCCCGACCACAGCGCGCTCTACCTCATCCCCACCAGCGAAGTGCCGCTGACCAATTTCGTGCGCGACACCATCGTGGCCGAGGCCGACCTGCCCATCAAGCTCACCGCCCACACCCCGTGCTTCCGCTCCGAAGCCGGCAGCGCCGGACGCGACACCCGCGGCCTGATCCGCCAGCACCAGTTCGACAAGGTGGAAATGGTGCAAATCGTCCACCCTGACCAGAGCTACGAGACGCTGGAGCAGATGACCGGCCACGCCGAAGCCGTGCTGCAACAGCTGGGCCTGCCGTACCGCGTGATGTCGCTGTGCACCGGCGACATGGGCTTTGGCGCGGCCAAGACCTACGACCTGGAAGTCTGGCTGCCCGGCCAGAACACCTACCGCGAGATCAGCTCGGTGTCCAACTGCGAAGCCTTCCAGGCCCGTCGCCTGCAGGCCCGGTTCAAGAACGCGCAGGGCAAGAGCGAGTTTTTGCACACCCTGAACGGCTCCGGCCTGGCCGTGGGCCGCGCCCTGGTGGCCGTGCTGGAGAACTACCAAAACGCCGACGGCTCGGTCACCGTGCCCGAAGTGCTGCGCCCGTATTTGCGCGGTTTGGAGACGCTGGCGTAAAAGCCACGTTTTGGCCTGCTAGAATAGCGGGCGTTGCCTAACCGCAATTGGAAGAGTGGCAGAGTGGCCGAATGTACCTGACTCGAAATCAGGCGTACCGCAAGGTACCGTGGGTTCGAATCCCACCTCTTCCTCCAGTATTTTGAAAAGCGCCTAACCAGGCGCTTTTTTCGTTTCTGCACCACGGGAGCTGGCTGCGGCGATGGCCACGGCGGCCACCAGCAGCAGGGCGGCGAGGGCGAAGGTCGCCTGCAGGCCAGTGGCTACGGCCTCGGGGCGCGCCGTGGCAATGTCGGCCGTGCCTGCCGCAAAGGCAAACACCGCCCCCATCACCGAAGCACCCGTCACCAGCCCCAGGTTGCGCGACAGGCTGAGCAGGCCGGAGACCACGCCGCGCTGGTCGGCGGGCACGTCCACCATCACGGCGGTGTTGTTGGCGGCCTGGAACAGCTGGTAACCCGGGGTCAGGATGGCGATGGCTGCGATATAGCCGACCACGCCGAACAGCATGGGCAGCACCGACAGCGCCACCGCGCCCGCCACCATCGCCACCAGCCCGGCGACCACCATCGCTGCCGCACCCCAGCGGTCTACCACCTGGCCTGACAGCACGCCGCCCAGGATGGAAATGGCCGGGCCGATGGCCATTACCAGGCCCACCGTGGCCGCGCTCAGGCCCAGCGCCCGCGACAGGTAGAACGGCCCCACCACAAAGGTCGCCATGACCACCGTGGCCACCAGCACGTTGGTGGCCAGGCTGGCGCCCAGCGCCGGGTCGCGGAAGGCCGCCAGCTGGACCAGGGGGGAGGCCACGCGGGTCTGGCTGAACACGAACAGGCCGGTGCCAGCGGCTGCGGCCAGCAACAGCGCGATATTCAGCGTGCCGAAGTGGCCCCGCCCCAGCGTCATCGCCAGCGCATAGGCTGCCAGGCTCAGCGCCAACAGCAGCGTGCCGATGGCGTCAAACTTGGCGGTGCTGCGGCCTGGGCGATCGGCGGGCAAATAGCGCTGTGCCAGTACAAAAGCCAGGATGCCCAGCGGCAGATTCACCAAAAAGATGGCCTGCCAGCCGAAGCCGCCAATCAGCACACCGCTCAGCGTGGGGCCGAGTGCGGTGCCCACGGCGGACATGGTGCCCAGCAGGCCCATGGCGCTGCCGGTCTGGGCCTTGGGCACCGTCTCGGCCACAAAGGCCATGGTCAGCGCCATCATGGTGGCCGCACCCAGGCCTTGTGCCACCCGCGCCGCCAGCAGCAGCGCCAGCGACGGTGTGGCGGCGCACAGCACCGAGGCCGCGGTGAACAGCCCGATGCCGCCCAGCAACAGCCGCCGCCGCCCAATGATGTCGCCGAGTCGCCCCACGCTGACGATCAGCGTGGTGATGGCCAGCAAATAGGCCAGCACCACCCACTGGACTTGCTGGAACGAGGCGTTGAAGGCCAGGGCCAGGGTGGGCAGAGCCACGTTGGCGATGCTGGTACCCAGCGAGGACAGCAGCATGGACAGCGACAGGCTGGCAAGGGCCCAGGGGATTTGGCGATTTTTAAACATGGATGCGTCTTTCTGTGGAGCTAGCCGCGAGCGTAGGCCTTTACGCGGCATGGCGGAAGACGCAGCGTTTGCACTGTATGCGTGCGCAAGACGCCATGCCAGGCCCGAACTGCGCTATCGTGGACGCATGGCAATCCCCGATTTCAACCTGCTGGTCACGCTGGACGTGCTGCTGGCCGAAGGCAGCGTGGCGCGTGCCGCCCGCCGCCTGCGCCTGAGCCCGTCGGCCATGAGCCGGGCGCTGGCGCGGCTGCGCGAGACCACCGGCGACCCGCTGCTGGTGCGGGCCGGACGCGGCCTGGTGCCCACACCCCGCGCGGTGGAGCTGCGCGAACAGGTGCGCCAGCTGGTGCAGGATGCACAAGCGGTGCTGCGCCCCACCGAGGCGCTGCAGCCCGCGCACCTGGTGCGGACTTTCACCTTGCGCACCAGCGAAGGCTTTGTGGAGTGCTTCGGCCCCGGCCTCATCGCCCGGATGGGCGCAGAGGCGCCTGGAGTGCGGCTGTGCTTTGTGCAAAAGCCCGACAAAGACAGTGCGCCCCTGCGCGAGGGGGCGGTGGACCTGGAAATCGGCGTCGTGGGCAGCGGCGCCGCGCCCGAGCTGCGCACCCAGGCCTTGTTCCGCGACCGTTTCATCGGCGTGGTGCGCGCGGGGCACGCGCTGAGCGAAGGCGAGATCACGCCCGCCCGCTATGCCGCCGGGCAGCACATCAGCGTGTCGCGGCGCGGGCTGTTCAAAGGGGGAATTGACGAAGCGCTGGAGCCGCTGGGGCTGCAGCGCGACATCGTCACGATCGTCGGCGGCTTTTCGACCGCCCTGGCGCTGGCCCGGGCTACCGACCTGGTGGCCAGCGTGCCCGGGCGGCACACCGGGGTGCTGCGTGCCGGCATGCACAGCTTTGACCTGCCGGTGGCCACGCCGGTGTTCACCGTGTCCATGCTCTGGCACCCCCGGCTGGAGGCCGACCCGGCGCAGCGCTGGCTGCGCACCTGCGTGCGCGAGGTCTGTGTGGCGACGGACTGAAGAATGCTTGTCCTCCAGGGCCGACAATATGCGATTGTTTTTGTAACTGGACTTACGCAAGTTCCCCCTGTAAGCCCGAAGGGCGATACAGGGGCGCTGCGTAAGTCCTATGTAACCTTGTCGTCCTCCATAAGGAATGTGCCATGCCGCTTGTCGTTTTCAACCAGAAGGGTGGGGTGGGCAAGTCCACCATCACCTGCAATTTGGCCGCTATCAGCGCCAGCCAGGGGCTGCGCACGCTGGTGATCGATCTGGACCCGCAGGGCAACTCCAGCAGCTACCTGCTGGGCGCGCAGGCCCGGGACGACCAGCCCACGGTGGCCGGGTTTTATGAGCACTGCCTGAGCTACAGCCTGCGCACCGTGCTGCCCACCGACTTCGTCGTCACCACGCCGCACGAGAACCTGCACCTGATGCCGTCCAGCCCGCTGCTGGGCGAGCTGGAGAGCAAGCTGGAGTCGCGCCACAAGCTGTACAAGCTGCGCGAGGCCCTGCAGCTGCTGGCGGCGGGCTACGACCGCATCTACATCGACACGCCACCGGCGCTGAACTTCTACACCCGCTCGGCGCTGATCGGTGCGCGGGCCTGCCTGATCCCGTTCGACTGCGACGAGTTTGCCCGCAAGGCGCTCTACACCCTGCTGGACAACGTGGCCGAGATCCGCGCCGACCACAACCCCGGCCTGGTGGTGGACGGCATTGTGGTGAACCAGTTCCAGCCGCGCGCCAACCTGCCCCAGCGCATGGTGGGCGAGCTGGTGGCCGAGGGCCTGCCGGTGCTGCAGCCGTATTTGCCCTCGTCGGTGAAGATCCGCGAATCGCACGAGCAGTCCTTGCCCATGGTCTACCTGGACCCGCAGCACAAGCTGACGCAGGCCTTTGTGGCGCTGCACGACGTGGTGCAGGGCTTACGGGTCGTGTAATTGGCGGCGTAAATTCATTTGCTACTGATTTGGTAGCTGCTCACGCTGATGCCATCAGCGCAGGCGGCCTGTTTCCTTTAAATTGCAGATGGGTGGTAGCAGTCTGTGCTTGACGCGTACCGGCTGCGCAAGGCATAGTCCATAGCAAAATAATTTCTATTTTGTTATAACTGATATCACTATTGCAATGGCACAAAGCGCATCGAATCTAAGCTCCACCTACCCCAGCCTGCGCGAGCAGGCTGTTTTTATTACCGGCGGCGGCAGCGGCATTGGCGCGGCCATGGTGTCGGCGTTTGTGCAGCAGGGCGCACGCGTGGCCTTTGTGGACGTGGCCGAATCCGCCAGCCAGGCACTGGCGCAGGAGCTGGTAGAGGCTGGTTTCCCTGCGCCGTGGTGGCGCACCTGCGATGTGCGCGACATTGCGGCACTGCAGACTGCCATGGCCGACGCGGCCAGCGCTCTGGGTGACTTTGCGGTGCTGGTGAACAACGTGGCCAG
This sequence is a window from Rhodoferax sp. WC2427. Protein-coding genes within it:
- the serS gene encoding serine--tRNA ligase, giving the protein MLDILTLRKDPDAVVARLQTRKNPQQFLNVEAFKALESERKTIQTRTEDLQAQRNSASKQIGQRKAKGEGVDDLMAQVASIKDVLESSAVRLEQIQSELQTLLLAVPNLPHASVPVGDDEHANVVVRTWNPSERAPGTLQFEAKDHVDLGAPLGLDFEMGVKLTGSRFTVMQGPIAKLHRALAQFMLDLQTVEHGYTECYVPYIVNADSMRGTGQLPKFEGDLFAAKKGGQDGEEMPDHSALYLIPTSEVPLTNFVRDTIVAEADLPIKLTAHTPCFRSEAGSAGRDTRGLIRQHQFDKVEMVQIVHPDQSYETLEQMTGHAEAVLQQLGLPYRVMSLCTGDMGFGAAKTYDLEVWLPGQNTYREISSVSNCEAFQARRLQARFKNAQGKSEFLHTLNGSGLAVGRALVAVLENYQNADGSVTVPEVLRPYLRGLETLA
- a CDS encoding MFS transporter — its product is MFKNRQIPWALASLSLSMLLSSLGTSIANVALPTLALAFNASFQQVQWVVLAYLLAITTLIVSVGRLGDIIGRRRLLLGGIGLFTAASVLCAATPSLALLLAARVAQGLGAATMMALTMAFVAETVPKAQTGSAMGLLGTMSAVGTALGPTLSGVLIGGFGWQAIFLVNLPLGILAFVLAQRYLPADRPGRSTAKFDAIGTLLLALSLAAYALAMTLGRGHFGTLNIALLLAAAAGTGLFVFSQTRVASPLVQLAAFRDPALGASLATNVLVATVVMATFVVGPFYLSRALGLSAATVGLVMAIGPAISILGGVLSGQVVDRWGAAAMVVAGLVAMVAGAVALSVLPMLFGVVGYIAAIAILTPGYQLFQAANNTAVMVDVPADQRGVVSGLLSLSRNLGLVTGASVMGAVFAFAAGTADIATARPEAVATGLQATFALAALLLVAAVAIAAASSRGAETKKAPG
- a CDS encoding LysR family transcriptional regulator, producing the protein MAIPDFNLLVTLDVLLAEGSVARAARRLRLSPSAMSRALARLRETTGDPLLVRAGRGLVPTPRAVELREQVRQLVQDAQAVLRPTEALQPAHLVRTFTLRTSEGFVECFGPGLIARMGAEAPGVRLCFVQKPDKDSAPLREGAVDLEIGVVGSGAAPELRTQALFRDRFIGVVRAGHALSEGEITPARYAAGQHISVSRRGLFKGGIDEALEPLGLQRDIVTIVGGFSTALALARATDLVASVPGRHTGVLRAGMHSFDLPVATPVFTVSMLWHPRLEADPAQRWLRTCVREVCVATD
- a CDS encoding ParA family protein, whose product is MPLVVFNQKGGVGKSTITCNLAAISASQGLRTLVIDLDPQGNSSSYLLGAQARDDQPTVAGFYEHCLSYSLRTVLPTDFVVTTPHENLHLMPSSPLLGELESKLESRHKLYKLREALQLLAAGYDRIYIDTPPALNFYTRSALIGARACLIPFDCDEFARKALYTLLDNVAEIRADHNPGLVVDGIVVNQFQPRANLPQRMVGELVAEGLPVLQPYLPSSVKIRESHEQSLPMVYLDPQHKLTQAFVALHDVVQGLRVV